In Vicinamibacteria bacterium, a genomic segment contains:
- a CDS encoding GerMN domain-containing protein: MKGRTILLAALLAVSLIASAVFATFWILSQPVPDTVGTDSLDQAAAASLPHPGDDDASPSEGRIQVKLYVLASSGQELATVNEVIPLETSLQLQAKRVVALLLERSQTIPRGVVLRELFITSQGVAYLDLSREVVANHPGGSSAEELTVFSLTNTLVANFPAVKMVKILVEGREVQTLAGHLDLTVPYGRAPRYLQPESERQETQNEAG; encoded by the coding sequence ATGAAAGGGCGAACGATTCTGCTCGCGGCCTTGCTCGCGGTGAGCCTGATTGCCTCGGCGGTGTTCGCCACGTTCTGGATTCTCAGCCAGCCGGTGCCGGACACGGTCGGGACCGATTCCTTGGACCAGGCCGCGGCCGCAAGTCTGCCCCATCCGGGAGACGACGATGCCTCTCCGAGCGAAGGTCGCATCCAGGTCAAGCTCTATGTGCTGGCGAGCTCGGGACAGGAGCTGGCGACCGTGAACGAAGTCATTCCGCTGGAGACTTCGCTACAGCTCCAGGCAAAACGGGTCGTCGCGCTTCTTCTCGAGCGCTCCCAGACGATTCCTCGAGGCGTCGTGCTCCGAGAGCTCTTCATTACCTCCCAGGGAGTCGCCTACCTCGATCTCTCTCGCGAGGTGGTGGCGAATCATCCCGGAGGATCCTCGGCGGAGGAGCTCACCGTCTTCAGCCTGACGAACACGCTCGTCGCCAATTTCCCGGCCGTCAAGATGGTCAAGATCCTCGTCGAAGGACGGGAGGTGCAGACGCTGGCCGGCCATCTCGACCTGACCGTTCCCTACGGTCGCGCACCCAGGTACCTTCAACCCGAGTCGGAGCGACAAGAGACTCAGAATGAAGCGGGTTGA
- the rph gene encoding ribonuclease PH: MKRVDGRRADEPRPCLITPSFLRNAEGSALIEIGETKVICAATLEERVPPFLKGKGSGWITAEYGMLPRSSHERIPREAARGKVSGRTQEIQRLIGRSLRAIVDLSRLGERTVWIDCDVLQADGGTRTASISGAFVALALVLKAAVRDGAMAALPIRDYVAATSVGVVERNILLDLNYREDARAEVDMNIVMTGQGNLIEVQGTAESSPFSRDVLLQMVKLAAEGVDEIVARQREVLGKLELIKS; encoded by the coding sequence ATGAAGCGGGTTGACGGCCGGCGGGCCGACGAGCCGCGCCCATGCCTCATCACGCCTTCCTTTCTCCGTAACGCCGAAGGCTCGGCCCTCATCGAGATCGGCGAGACCAAAGTCATTTGCGCCGCCACGCTCGAGGAGCGCGTGCCCCCGTTTCTGAAAGGAAAGGGCTCCGGCTGGATCACCGCCGAGTACGGCATGCTTCCGCGATCGTCCCACGAGCGAATTCCGCGCGAGGCGGCGCGGGGGAAGGTGTCGGGACGGACGCAAGAAATTCAACGGCTGATCGGGCGGTCCCTTCGAGCGATCGTCGATCTGTCTCGTTTGGGCGAGCGCACGGTGTGGATCGACTGCGACGTGCTCCAGGCGGACGGGGGAACGAGAACGGCATCGATCTCCGGTGCTTTCGTTGCCCTGGCCCTGGTTCTCAAAGCCGCGGTGCGCGACGGGGCGATGGCGGCTTTGCCGATTCGCGATTACGTCGCCGCCACGAGCGTGGGGGTCGTGGAGAGGAACATTCTGCTCGATCTCAATTACCGGGAAGACGCGCGTGCCGAGGTCGACATGAACATCGTCATGACCGGCCAGGGTAACCTCATCGAAGTGCAAGGCACGGCGGAATCCAGTCCTTTCTCCCGAGACGTGCTGCTGCAGATGGTGAAGCTCGCAGCCGAGGGCGTGGACGAGATCGTCGCCAGACAGCGAGAGGTTCTGGGAAAGCTCGAGCTGATAAAGTCCTGA
- the rdgB gene encoding RdgB/HAM1 family non-canonical purine NTP pyrophosphatase yields the protein MKLLLATTSAGKLRELRAVLEGLEIDLVTLDEWPEIAPPAETGHTFLSNAAEKALYYHRATGIAALGEDSGLVVDALGGEPGVHSARWLGESTTYDVKNRRLLESLRAVPGEERTARYICAIALADDGQIVFECAESCEGRIATAPRGTGGFGYDPIFFFPPLGKCFAQMTAEEKNAVSHRGKAMARLSTFLRDRPR from the coding sequence CTGAAGCTTCTTCTCGCGACGACGAGCGCCGGCAAGCTCCGTGAGCTACGGGCGGTTCTCGAAGGCCTCGAGATCGATCTCGTCACCCTCGATGAATGGCCCGAGATCGCCCCTCCCGCAGAGACGGGTCACACGTTCCTCTCGAACGCAGCGGAAAAGGCCCTCTATTACCATCGCGCCACCGGCATCGCCGCGCTCGGGGAGGACTCCGGGCTCGTCGTCGATGCGCTCGGCGGTGAGCCGGGAGTTCACTCGGCGCGCTGGCTCGGCGAGAGCACAACCTACGATGTGAAGAACCGGCGTCTGCTCGAAAGTCTTCGAGCCGTTCCCGGAGAAGAACGTACGGCACGATATATCTGCGCCATCGCCCTAGCGGATGACGGGCAAATCGTGTTCGAGTGCGCCGAAAGCTGCGAGGGGCGGATCGCGACGGCTCCGCGCGGAACGGGCGGCTTTGGCTATGATCCGATCTTCTTCTTTCCGCCTCTGGGCAAGTGTTTTGCCCAAATGACGGCGGAGGAGAAGAACGCCGTGAGCCACCGGGGAAAGGCGATGGCGCGGCTTTCTACATTCTTGAGAGACCGGCCGCGTTGA
- a CDS encoding bifunctional DNA primase/polymerase, whose product MSPTLGENVSHRGWRAVLLQARSKRPNGAHWNITSDTTEIDSHIESGGNAGITAGPSPRRSGLAILDPDRIDRWADLVSVLDEPGKAWVRTGSGKPHYYVLWELGLPAKSASRTPSSEKSSEAPRPKTETRTATGCLPSQRPSMRQAV is encoded by the coding sequence GTGAGTCCTACGCTCGGGGAAAATGTCTCACATCGCGGGTGGCGTGCCGTACTACTACAGGCCCGCAGCAAGAGACCGAACGGAGCGCACTGGAACATCACGTCGGACACGACCGAGATCGATTCGCACATCGAGAGCGGTGGAAACGCGGGCATCACGGCCGGCCCATCCCCTCGTCGATCGGGCCTCGCGATTCTCGACCCCGACCGGATCGACCGATGGGCCGACCTTGTTTCGGTACTCGATGAGCCCGGCAAGGCCTGGGTACGGACGGGAAGCGGCAAGCCCCATTACTACGTTCTCTGGGAGCTGGGACTCCCGGCAAAATCCGCTTCAAGGACTCCATCATCGGAGAAATCCAGCGAGGCTCCGAGACCGAAAACGGAGACTCGGACAGCAACAGGTTGTTTGCCCTCCCAGCGTCCATCCATGCGGCAAGCCGTATGA
- a CDS encoding tyrosine-type recombinase/integrase — protein sequence MSFEERNRFLEEARNTRHGVLFGLLLKTGLRPSEAYALRIDDLDLRTRTLRVERSLGLATREIKSTKTAETENGRPFT from the coding sequence ATGAGTTTCGAGGAGCGTAACCGATTCCTCGAGGAGGCGAGGAACACGAGACATGGGGTTCTGTTCGGGCTCCTCCTCAAGACCGGTCTCCGTCCCTCCGAAGCCTACGCGCTTCGGATTGACGACCTCGACCTCCGGACGAGGACACTACGGGTCGAGCGGTCGCTTGGACTCGCTACGCGGGAGATCAAGTCCACGAAGACGGCCGAGACGGAGAACGGTCGACCTTTCACCTGA